The following coding sequences are from one Sciurus carolinensis chromosome 11, mSciCar1.2, whole genome shotgun sequence window:
- the LOC124959452 gene encoding uncharacterized protein LOC124959452 produces the protein MVSAESHLETAEVMTPCQSSRFNALTQEGPYCHILMRRIERLALPEGTFSPRRVTVLPPSRGQAVGSPSLTDSGSRLQQNSSPPGQRLARGRSRPLVPLRCHQHVPTRLAEDSNARGEEGKHPASPAPGLRLPAQTPPTWVVQSLGGEAAGLGKLVRSRDLMQCPPTDPGADLGRREAGRGSGNPEQDPTPFHASILKPPRRDRTVFSEQKALLPLPEPLSHRNAWQKLVAGSAKEASRP, from the exons ATGGTTTCTGCTGAGAGCCACCTTGAAACGGCAGAGGTTATGACCCCGTGCCAGAGCTCCAGGTTTAACGCGTTAACACAGGAGGGCCCGTACTGCCACATCCTGATGCGGAGAATAGAGCGGCTTGCTTTGCCAGAGGGCACGTTCTCTCCACGAAGAGTCACTGTTCTTCCACCGTCTCGGGGTCAAG CGGTGGGCAGTCCCTCCCTCACGGACTCTGGCTCCCGCCTCCAGCAGAACAGCAGCCCCCCTGGGCAACGGCTGGCACGGGGCAGGTCCCGTCCTCTTGTTCCTCTGCGTTGTCACCAGCATGTGCCCACACGGCTGGCGGAGGATTCAAATGCCCGTGGAGAAGAGGGAAAGCACCCAGCCAGCCCAGCGCCTGGCCTGCGGCTCCCCGCGCAGACCCCGCCCACCTGGGTGGTGCAGAGCCTGGGTGGTGAAGCCGCCGGTCTGGGGAAGCTTGTGAGGAGCCGGGACCTGATGCAGTGTCCCCCCACCGACCCAG GGGCAGATCTCGGCCGCAGAGAGGCTGGACGGGGCTCTGGAAATCCTGAGCAAGACCCTACACCCTTTCACGCCAGCATCCTGAAGCCCCCTCGGCGGGACAGGACTGTGTTCTCTGAGCAGAAGGCGCTTCTTCCTCTCCCGGAGCCACTGAGCCATCGGAATGCCTGGCAG AAGTTAGTTGCAGGGTCTGCGAAGGAGGCGTCCAGGCCGTGA